tgtatgacattagatgtcaggaatgttattaatggtacattttctctgttgttattgatattatgtgagaagcagtttattttgatatgtagctattaaaactcatgtgtcacacactgttataatttattccacccttactgagaagtgtctcaccctagtggattaacaatttttcaggttcttttggagattgggtttgaaggcctaggttgggattgtatttggtggttttttttttgggtattgtgagatactgatatatatatatacagatgtatttgtactaggttatgttttaaatgttggatgtggatatggatatctggatgttgtagtgtttgtttttgggttgttatatataactctggtatttatataaggttatttatttatgtgccgctgcgtgcatgttaattatagtatcagatataggtgattggaacatatggcacccgggccccacttggcgggtttcagggcgtcacattgtggtatcagagcattaggttatagattctgcagactttaggattgattaataccagagtatatgtaTGAATAAGGATAagaataggaatgggtagattaggatattgataggagattttgagttttgtttcgtagtttagaggtagaaatcccttgatggacttttgTGAGATTCTGAATCCGGCCAGTTTcggaaaaccacggtaaatccgtTGACGGCGATGTTTCTGAGCAGGGAGATTGgaactcagaattagaacttAAGGATTAGATTGATTTGGTgataagctagttgtttgatgtttcaattgaggatttaaatgttaaactgatTCGTTGTTCTATAATTTATTagagaattttgaggacgaaattcttttaaggatgggagaatgtaacgacccaaaaaaaacaataataataattaaaaaaataattattattaattaattcattattattaagaaaattaattaaattaagaaatttgaggattttgggtatatatatatatatatatatatatatatatatatatatatatatatatatatataagtatatataaaagtaaagtaagagataaaggaaaaaaagaaaaaaaaaaaaatctctcagctcacattctccactcctcttcCTTCTACGATTTCGTGGTGGATTCTCGCtcaattgaaaatccaaaaataccactagactccattctctgtTACCGATATATCTACCGAagtagatttgtcgtaggagcaacgtGGGCATagctcctggggtaaggcaaattctcattttttcctcaattttttcttaaattttaagccaaattgacgatcgaacaccaccacgagagtctagggatgattctctacaaatctagcgaaGCAGATTTCTCGTTGGGTCGTTGTCGAAAtagcccaaaattaggataaatgggttatttagaaattaattattataaattaggaaatgttaaaataatattttattggggttgatttgattgaatcagggttcgggtgagcaccgcgggtataattttgggaaccctgcaggcGTGGTTCAGAAAATCAGGTAatggggaataaaattatatcagtattttattaaggtaaacCGGTTATTTAGGAGCATAtggaatttattatttttctatacgATTTTCAGAATAGTCTGATTACTAGAAAAATGATGAtattgtttaagatttatatttgggataattgcatatgatattaaattcgtgtgacatgggagtaatttttgctaataaattgaatatgaaaaactgtggtatttgggtttgcatgtggggatgtttggaatgattatgacatgatgaatgaattgttatgtttgactcctgtgtggaaatgtattgatctgttgggatactgtgtgggaaatgaattgatatgttggattcctatgtggaaatgcattgatgcatttgtgtgaactaactggtgtggttattcgtatgcatctcaatataatgttggcatgaggaggttgttatattgcgtatatataaatcatgatatgacattggcaggtcgaggagctcgtcatattgtcatttatatggggtaggacattggcagatcgaggagcttgttctattgatgtactacgggtaggtcatggggattggatactggtgaatagtggtgttTGTGTGGGCCACATGTCGCAAaagttggagtggtgcctatgtgggccatgttatatcctatgtggataatggcgcttGTGTGGGCTATGTtatatatcctgtgtggataatggcgcctgtgtgggccatgttatgtgcCCTGCGCagatagtggtgcctgtgtgggccacgttatatcctatgtggataatgtcgcttgtgtgggccatgttatataccctgtgtgggtagtggtgcttgtgtgacCCACATGCAGACAAGAAGTACGTAgctgcctgtgtgggccacgtactgacatgtacgcagttgttctgtgtgggccacgtactaaggaCATTGAAAgttgaagtatgagatgcatgattcctgtgtagATGTGTTGTGcccatgtgaatttaattatagcataaaaataatagtatagcatattgtgaatgcatgtgtgtgcatgcagtgaggtaaacataccaccgggggcttgttgagaaaggggagtgctctgctaggtagtttcttggtattagtgtaaagggatgctacttgtatgggcgggtagacatcccgatcctcggaatcctttgcctttaaaataataaagatgtgtgtattggcagcgaggtaatacttcacctgagggcttactgagtaaggtgagtgctccaGTAGGTAGTtattagtaccagagcagagggaagctacttgtatgggtgggtaatcttccctatccttggggactttcacctgcataaaaattatgtacttgtacatattggatgtgtgtatgacattagatgtcaggaatgttattaatggtacattttctcagttgttgttgatattatgtgagaagcagtttcTTTTGATATGTAGATATTAAAACTCATGTGTcatacactgttataatttattccacccttactaagaagtgtctcaccctagtggattaacaatttttcaggttattCTGGAGACTGGGTTTGAAGGTCTAGGctgggattgtatttggtggtttctttttagggtattatgagatactggtatatatatacagatgtatttgtactgggttatgttttaaatgctggatgTGGAtatagatatttggatgttgtagtgttcttttttgggttgttatatagaactctggtatttatttgaggttatttatttatgtgcaattgcgtgcatgttaattatggtatcagatacaggtgattggaacacgtggcacccgggccccacttggcaggtttcggggcgtcacataaacaatcaagcaaaactgtagtgatttaaaaaaaaaaagtaaatattaaatattaattaaataatatatatatatatatatatatatatatgaagtttTAGGAAGTCCTGAGACTTCCTGAATTCAGTAAGCAGAAACCACCCCTTTTCTTTCATCTCTGCGCACGCCCCCCCACCGTCTCTCTtgcagttctctctctctctctctctctctctctctctctctctctctctctctctctctctccttcgttCTTCCTTCCCTCTGTCCTCCATTTCCTCGGTCTAACAAGCACCGatcgaaaaatagaaaataccattgggttccattctccgccaccgacattttcacaggagtggatttgtcgtaggagcgacgtaggcaccacttccggggtaaggtaacctcttactctctcctcaatttctgctTAAATTTTTAGCCAAATCGATGATCGGACAtcaccacagggtcctaggttcgatcctcgtcatgttgatcagagcaaatttttaatttgggtttcctaggcaccactccaaggctagggtaggatagtgggaatatatccattaattatttttaaagtttaattagtatcaggagtgtgtgggcctaggaaatattaaaataattattattctagggagttgaattgattaatttagggaaaatgtgatttcagggttttgagttctgAGCGTCGCGGGCGTAAGATTTGGGTTTTAACGGACCTTTTAGTAAGTCacgtaagggaaataaattataacagtcatTTTGAGAATTTCTAGTTAAATTAgcttgtgaaaatgagaatatgatatttttcctaaaattattacgatacaaatatcagataaaattgtgtggcatatgagtaatactgaattgtgatattttggaatatgcaatatgattatagaaattctttctatgataaatggggaaatataagaatatgatatgttttattgagaaatggaAATTCgcgaaatgagatatatatactattatgagaatggaatgggtattgaaaaatgagaaagaaatagaaaatgaggagaatattgaaatgtgatatataccattatgagatgagatatgaatactgaaaatgtgaatatgagaatgtgaatgttgaaatgtgaatactacaattgtgaaagttgaaatgtgaatactgcaatgtgaatatgaaaatgtgaatacagcaattgtgaaagttgaaatgtgaatattggaatgtgaatattgcaatgtgaatgctgcaatatgaatactgaaatgtgaatacgaaatgtgaataatgagatgtggaaatgagaaccttgatggacggTTGTTGATGAAGAGCACAGTagcgttgctagtgaggtgttagtgcaaccacacgatctcGGGAaaagtgtggcgtgacagtcgattgggcCTTCGGAGAGATGTTTACTGCCCATGGGTCTGGATCAGGCTGCGGTatgccaatcgtactatagacgaacatgtagagttcttattttgatataaccgggtaggccaaccgtggtttaaatccagccttcgggccacacaaccttgaccatggggggaagcatggcgtggagaatatcctcagggcagctaTGAGTTACAAACGACACATAGATTGGTTaacgaggacactcatgagctagatgtgaactggaaatgataaatgaaagagcgtgagtttaataacataaataattaaagtgaagtaaaactctccacccaagggcttactgagtaaggtgagtgccctgataagtaccAGTTGCAGCCTCActcgagttaatcgggtaaggttacaaaagatatcagagcagaggggagctacatgtatgagcgtgtaatctcccctatcctcggaaaCTTTCACTGAAAAATATGGGTTGCATATGGATGAGtttgaaaaaaaatggaattaaagcttataaaagcttatgttttatatctatatgattatgagtataattggtatattttctcatatggtattatcactgaaattggtatattatgatataaagaaaatcatactaccacacactgtaaataatttatttcgtcttactgagatgtatctcaccaaaatatctaaatatttcaggaaactgtGACAAaccaggagatagagctccgagatagagggaagttggtaccctgatagacagggtgagtgttttaagctagggatgtatgtttcccctagagttttggttgatttttgggaatgtgttagatatgtgtgtgtgtatgtgtgtgtgtgtgtgtgtgtgtgtggttagaactctggttatttgtattctgaatggtttataaatattgacttccatTATTAGGGCTATTGTAGATTGTTTACTAGGTACCCTctttgggtcgggttatgtttcaatggtatcagagtttttgatgtgaccaatgtttgattaatatttattatttattaggaaaaaaatggtataaaaatcagggcatcacagtttggtatcagagcctaggttgttaggttttgcagactttagtaaacagcaaaatacaataccagataTAGGAATAGATTGTGAGGAGAATAGGAGATGTGTAGGTTAAGATATGATTCAGTTAATGTTAGAGGTTGAGATTGGagtttagggttctatcttgcgacccGGAGGCAGAAAATTCCATGATTATTTCTATagttttcctggggtgacaatctCAGGAAAGTCATAGAAAACTATCGTCGGTTCttatttctaagtggtaggactgaatcttaaattgggattgaggaggTTAAATGGTTATAGCAGAATATTTTATAGATCCTAGTTTGTTAAGTATGTTAACGGTATTGAGATGATAAAGTTCTAAGACTGTTTtatattattttcaggatggatccaaggagtagtagtgcacatgctgaaggtgatgatgcagggccttccagtatgggtggtggagaccctgaTGCAGTGTTACTagcgtcacccaacaggtgatggcaGATATGACAAGGGGTTTAGGGGAGCAGAGCTGCACGATTGAATAGTTCACGCGCATGAGACCTCCTTCATTCTCCGGAGGAGCTGACCCACtagtagctgagaattgggtccaggatatagaGGATATGTTGGCAGTTCTTTCGTGtatagatgagcagaaggtatTGTTTGCAATGTTTAAGTTGACTGGGGAAGTtaaacactggtggagatcagtgagacTGTCAGAGGAGCAGAGACTTGAGTTTGTAGCGGTGACCACGAGCCGCTTCaggaaattatttttcaaatggtACTTTCCCACTACTGTTAGAAGTGCGAAGGCAGCAAAGTTTTTGCACTTGATGCAGGGGCAGATGACGGTACTGCAGTATGCAACTAGATTTATCGAGCTGTCCCGATTTGCCCCGTACTTGGTGCCCGATGAAGAAAAGAAGGCAAGGAAATTCAAGGAGGACTTGAATGAGAGTCTGTTTGAGCAAGTTGTAAGCTTCCGAGGCCAGACTTTTTCAGAGATAGTCGATAGAGTTGCAGTGATTGAGGGTGGCTTACAGAGAGGCATTGCGGTATAAAGTCAGAAAAAGAAGCCCACACCTCCAGATTTTCAGGTAGGGTCTAGCTGAGGGCTTTGGAGGAGGCAGGATAACAGAGGAAATCGGAGACAGGGGACGGGAGATCGAATGGTACAGGACAGACCGATGCCCCTTCTCTGTTCTATATGCTACAGAAGACACCCCGGAGAGTGTCGGGTTAGAGAGGTGGTATGTTACCGATGCCATCAGATTGGCCATATGGCGAGGGATTGCTGAGTATCGCCAGTGAGTGCACCTGCTCCTAGACTATACCGAGGAGGTCACCAGGTACCTCGAGGCGGTCAACAGAGGAATATCGCTCCAGCACAAGT
This genomic stretch from Malania oleifera isolate guangnan ecotype guangnan chromosome 3, ASM2987363v1, whole genome shotgun sequence harbors:
- the LOC131151210 gene encoding uncharacterized protein LOC131151210; protein product: MRPPSFSGGADPLVAENWVQDIEDMLAVLSCIDEQKVLFAMFKLTGEVKHWWRSVRLSEEQRLEFVAVTTSRFRKLFFKWYFPTTVRSAKAAKFLHLMQGQMTVLQYATRFIELSRFAPYLVPDEEKKARKFKEDLNESLFEQVVSFRGQTFSEIVDRVAVIEGGLQRGIAV